TTTTCCCCAGGCCCACTTCATCGCACAGCAGGTAGCTGAAGGGATAGGTGGCAATGACCCGCCGGGCTACTACCTCCTGGTGCGGCCAGGGAGTAATGGGCGTGGTTTCCATTCCTACCCAACGACCGCCTGGGAGTCGGGGGCCATCTTTAACTAGCGCGAAACGCAAAAGTTCAAGGGCCGAGGGCGGGACTGCCAAGGGAACCGCGCTGGTGCCGTCGATTTCGGTAGGGCGGGTAATTCCTTCCGCAATCTTGATGAGCTGCTGCCTTACCGCTTCCGGGAGAGTCAGCACCCGCACCCCCGGGGATTGATCCTCCCAGAGGGTGGTAAATTCTCTTTCGGCCTCCTCGACTCGCTGCCTTTCGGTTTCTCCCCGCCAGTCGCAGTGCACATCGATATTCTCGGCATTCAGAGTCAGGGCAGTTTTGGACTCATTGAGAGACCCGGAAATATAGATGCGATTGCCATGCAGATCCGAAAACAGGCCCCATTTCATATGGACATAACCATCGGTCACCGACTCGAAGGGCAAAGGCTCACCGGTCCGGGCATGGGTGCGAAAGGCCACCCGGATTGCCAAATTACCTTTGGCGATCAGCCAGGCGAGAAGCTGCACGCCGTTTTGCACCTCTTGCGGCCAGAACTGAAACCCTGCCAGTTCGCGAGTGAGGGCCGCCTCCAAAGGATTCTCTGGAGCGGCTGAACCTTCTTGCTTTTTCTCATAGGCCGCCAGAATGGTCTGCACGTCCTCGGGGGCCAGATCTGCGCCGACGATCAGCCGAATCTGGCCTTCGTGATTGGCCAACGCCGAAAAGCCTTGGGAGGCCGCAGCCAGGGAAGTAGAGCGGAAATATCCCGCCACCCGATCATAACGTACCGCCCGGTGCAGCACCGGTAGGTAAAAGTCTTGCAAAATATTAAGGGGCTTGCCGTCCGGCTTCAGAGTGGAAGTGCGGTAGGACAGCCGCCAGGGGTAATCCTGAAAACCTTGGTCTAAAAGATTCTGAGGACTCATGGTGCCCTGCTGATTAACTCAATCCCAACCCGAACAAGAGGCTGGCAGCTTCCTTTTGCAAATCCGGCTCATCGACTTCCGCGGCCCAGACTCTGAGAAGATCGAGAATCTTCTCCTGATGGTCCCGGGCTTTCTGTTCTAAATAGGCTCGGGCCACCGGAACATCTCCTTCCCGAAAGGAGACCAACACCCCCTGCATGATATCCCACTCGGTCTGAGGGTGGGCCAGCCGCTGGGGGCTGCGTTCTTCGGGGCGGGCCAGCCGGAGTTTGGAACCTTTGCGCAACAAGGGGGCATGGAATCCGACAGTCTCGGCATCGGCTCCGCGGCTGCGGCGGCCTGGCCCTTGCTGGTTAATGCCGATCATCCGGCCTTCCACCCGGTAGCCGGACGGTTTGCCCACCAGGGCGATATTCAGGGATTTGGACAGGTTGAGGGCCTCATCATAGCTGAACTCATTCAACCCCCAGATGCCAAACAGGGTTAACGCCATGGCCGATTCAGGGTCCAGATCGTCCACCGACAGGCGCTCCCGGGTCAGGCGGCGGATGTGGTTTTCGGCCACCACCCGGGAGGCCTCATTCATGGCCCGAAGCGGCCCGACCGGCTCATCACCGTCCAGGACCGGCCACTGCTCGGAGAGCACCCGCAGGGCCCGACCATAGCAGGCCACCATTTCATCCACCGGATTGAGCTTTAAGGGTTTAAACTCCTCAAGTCCGGCTTCCACCGCCCGGCGGATCTGGGTTTGCACCCCCTGGCCGCCCAGCCCGGTCCACAGCGCCGGGAAATCTGCCTGCCTTTCCCGCTTGCGGCAGGAAATGAAGATAGAACTGGCCGCCGCCGCCATATTTTTCTGATGCATGGACTCGGCGGCCTCGGCTTCAACCGGAAAACAGGCTGTGATGGTCCAGCCCGATTCAATTAAGGAGCGGGTTAACGTCTCCCATGCTTCTTGCTTTTTATGGGTAAACATTAGGGTCATGAGACCGTCGTCCCTCAGGACCCGCCGGGATTCCTGGAAGATTTCGGCCATCATCCGCTCATAAGCCTGGTTCGCCGCAACATCCGAGCCGTCCCGAACCGGATTGGCCACCGCCTCGTTCTTTTTATTGGTCAGTCGGCGGCCAAACATACCTGGATAAAGGTCTCCCAAGGTTCTTT
This genomic interval from Deltaproteobacteria bacterium contains the following:
- a CDS encoding DEAD/DEAH box helicase family protein, which encodes MSPQNLLDQGFQDYPWRLSYRTSTLKPDGKPLNILQDFYLPVLHRAVRYDRVAGYFRSTSLAAASQGFSALANHEGQIRLIVGADLAPEDVQTILAAYEKKQEGSAAPENPLEAALTRELAGFQFWPQEVQNGVQLLAWLIAKGNLAIRVAFRTHARTGEPLPFESVTDGYVHMKWGLFSDLHGNRIYISGSLNESKTALTLNAENIDVHCDWRGETERQRVEEAEREFTTLWEDQSPGVRVLTLPEAVRQQLIKIAEGITRPTEIDGTSAVPLAVPPSALELLRFALVKDGPRLPGGRWVGMETTPITPWPHQEVVARRVIATYPFSYLLCDEVGLGKTIEAGLIIRSLYLSGLIKRVLIAAPASLTEQWHREMASKFFLPFGRALGGTPPQHEFILPSEEQKSAATLYDPDLTIISSGLLVRPERQADLQDAKIFDLTLIDEAHNIRRKNPTEGFKAEPKFGRLFKITSEYLRPKSKCLLLATATPMQLDPVEVYDLLGLTNRVGAFQYDPGLSQWYHDILGRLVRGEAVADTEYSFLRQAILGLKQEDPFYSRYLEQTVIDGRIRASVRRWLEQGQPPPHRDLKGLLRLIFYASPLHRAMLRHTRALLEIYRENNQLNANLARRRLLPLSSITFTAQEHNCYEQLEVYCTKL